A single Marinobacter sp. es.042 DNA region contains:
- a CDS encoding ribose-phosphate diphosphokinase, with protein MSKLMIFAGNANPELAQAIARKLHIPMGQATVGRFSDGETTVEINENVRGHDVFIIQPTCYPTNDNLMELIVMADALRRASATRVTAVIPYYGYARQDRRVRSTRVAISAKVVADMISSIGVDRVLTVDLHADQIQGFFDIPVDNIYATPVMLEDIFKQRFENFVVVSPDVGGVVRARAVAKRLDDADLAIIDKRRPKANVSQVMHIIGDVKDKTCILVDDIIDTAGTLCKAANALKEHGAARVVAYITHPVLSGPAIDNINASQLDELVVCDTIPLGDKAHNCDRIRVLGMAGLLAESIRRVSNEESISAMFENA; from the coding sequence GTGTCCAAACTGATGATCTTCGCTGGCAACGCCAACCCTGAACTGGCTCAAGCGATTGCCCGCAAACTCCACATTCCCATGGGTCAGGCCACTGTAGGCCGTTTCAGCGACGGGGAAACCACCGTCGAGATCAATGAGAATGTCCGCGGCCATGATGTGTTCATCATCCAGCCGACCTGCTACCCCACCAACGATAACCTGATGGAACTGATCGTGATGGCCGACGCACTTCGCCGTGCTTCCGCTACACGGGTCACCGCCGTTATCCCCTATTACGGATACGCGCGCCAGGATCGCCGGGTACGCTCTACCCGTGTTGCCATCAGCGCCAAGGTGGTCGCAGACATGATTTCCAGCATCGGTGTAGACCGGGTCCTGACCGTTGACCTGCACGCCGACCAGATCCAGGGCTTCTTCGATATCCCGGTGGACAACATCTACGCCACACCGGTCATGCTTGAAGACATCTTCAAGCAGCGTTTCGAGAACTTTGTCGTGGTATCTCCGGACGTTGGCGGTGTGGTTCGCGCCCGCGCCGTGGCCAAGCGCCTGGACGATGCCGATCTCGCTATCATCGACAAGCGTCGCCCGAAAGCGAACGTTTCCCAGGTGATGCACATCATCGGTGATGTCAAAGACAAGACCTGTATCCTGGTTGACGACATCATTGATACCGCCGGCACTCTGTGCAAAGCAGCCAACGCCCTGAAAGAACACGGCGCGGCCCGCGTGGTTGCCTACATCACCCACCCGGTTCTCTCCGGCCCGGCCATTGATAACATCAATGCCTCACAGCTGGACGAACTTGTGGTCTGCGATACCATCCCGCTGGGTGACAAAGCGCATAATTGTGATAGAATCCGCGTCCTCGGAATGGCCGGGCTGCTTGCGGAGTCGATTCGCCGCGTGAGCAACGAAGAGTCCATCAGTGCCATGTTCGAGAATGCCTGA
- a CDS encoding 50S ribosomal protein L25/general stress protein Ctc, which yields MSQEFVIEAFPRDDQGRGASRRLRREERKIPAIIYGGNKDATPIAIWHNELKKALENEAFFSHVLTVELNGKKESVILKDLQRHPYKPILTHADFLRVDKDHEIHVNVPLHFINEDTAPAIKLHGGVANHQINEVEVICLPQNLPEFIEVDMTTVEMDQVVHLSDLKLPKDVKIAALLQGEDHDLPVVAIHKPRGAKADDEAEDGEESEEGGEDKE from the coding sequence ATGTCTCAGGAATTTGTTATCGAAGCATTTCCTCGCGACGATCAGGGGAGAGGTGCGAGCCGCCGCCTGCGTCGTGAGGAACGGAAAATCCCGGCCATCATCTATGGTGGCAACAAGGATGCAACTCCGATTGCCATCTGGCACAACGAGCTGAAAAAAGCCCTTGAGAACGAAGCATTCTTCTCCCACGTTCTGACCGTTGAGCTGAACGGCAAGAAAGAAAGCGTAATCCTGAAGGATCTGCAGCGTCACCCGTACAAGCCGATCCTGACCCACGCTGACTTCCTGCGTGTTGACAAGGACCACGAGATCCACGTCAACGTACCGCTGCACTTCATCAACGAAGACACTGCACCGGCTATCAAGCTCCACGGCGGTGTAGCGAACCACCAGATCAACGAAGTTGAAGTGATCTGTCTGCCGCAGAACCTGCCCGAGTTCATCGAAGTGGACATGACCACTGTCGAAATGGACCAGGTAGTTCACCTGAGCGACCTGAAACTGCCGAAAGACGTCAAGATTGCCGCCCTGCTCCAGGGTGAAGATCACGACCTGCCGGTTGTGGCTATCCACAAGCCGCGCGGCGCCAAGGCTGATGACGAAGCCGAAGACGGCGAAGAAAGCGAAGAAGGCGGCGAAGACAAGGAGTAA
- the pth gene encoding aminoacyl-tRNA hydrolase, producing the protein MAQDIVMVVGLGNPGADYENTRHNAGALFVEALARTAGQTLRPEKKYHGLYARIQWQGLDLHLLNPSTFMNRSGLAIKALADFFKIQPQQILIAHDELDLPPGTAKLKKGGGHGGHNGLRDAIAHLGTNDFQRLRIGIGHPGDSRRVTGYVLGRLGKQETEELNAVIDEIMRVLPDAASGKLPAAMNRLHSFKPV; encoded by the coding sequence ATGGCGCAGGATATTGTCATGGTGGTTGGTCTGGGGAACCCCGGCGCTGACTACGAGAATACCCGCCACAACGCCGGCGCCCTCTTCGTGGAAGCTCTGGCTCGCACCGCGGGCCAGACGCTCCGCCCCGAAAAGAAGTACCACGGGCTCTATGCCCGCATTCAATGGCAGGGCCTGGACCTGCACCTCCTGAATCCGAGCACCTTCATGAATCGCAGCGGCCTGGCCATCAAGGCGCTGGCAGACTTCTTCAAGATTCAGCCCCAACAGATTCTGATTGCCCACGACGAACTCGATCTGCCCCCGGGTACCGCAAAGCTCAAGAAAGGTGGCGGCCACGGCGGACACAACGGCCTGCGTGACGCTATCGCCCACCTGGGCACCAACGATTTCCAGAGACTGCGCATCGGTATCGGCCACCCCGGCGACAGCCGCAGGGTAACCGGGTACGTCCTCGGCCGCCTGGGCAAACAGGAAACCGAGGAACTGAACGCAGTGATCGACGAAATCATGCGGGTATTACCGGATGCAGCCAGCGGCAAACTCCCCGCCGCCATGAATCGCCTGCACAGTTTCAAACCGGTATAA
- the ychF gene encoding redox-regulated ATPase YchF, giving the protein MGFNCGIVGLPNVGKSTLFNALTKSGIGAENFPFCTIEPNAGVVAMPDPRLNKLAEIVKPERVVPTTMEFVDIAGLVAGASKGEGLGNQFLANIRQTDAIAHVVRCFEDGNVIHVANKVDPASDIEVINTELALADLETVEKAIKRVQRVAKSGDKEAKAQLEMFEKLLPVLNEGKPVRSMNLDKDQMALIRELCLLTVKPTMYIANVSEDGFENNPHLDTVRKIAESENAVVVPICNKIEAEISELEDDEKSMFLEEMGMEEPGLDRVIRGGYGLLGLQTYFTAGVKEVRAWTVKIGATAPQAAGVIHTDFERGFIRAEVVSYDDFVQYNGEAGAKDAGKWRLEGKEYIVKDGDVIHFRFNV; this is encoded by the coding sequence ATGGGATTTAACTGCGGCATCGTCGGCCTTCCCAACGTCGGCAAATCTACCCTGTTCAACGCATTGACCAAGTCTGGCATTGGTGCGGAAAACTTCCCGTTCTGCACCATCGAGCCCAACGCCGGTGTTGTCGCCATGCCGGACCCGCGCCTCAACAAGCTGGCGGAAATCGTAAAGCCGGAACGTGTCGTTCCGACCACCATGGAATTTGTCGACATCGCCGGCCTGGTGGCGGGCGCATCCAAGGGCGAGGGCCTGGGCAACCAGTTCCTGGCCAATATCCGCCAGACCGATGCCATCGCCCACGTGGTGCGCTGCTTTGAGGACGGCAATGTCATTCATGTCGCCAACAAGGTAGACCCGGCCTCCGACATTGAAGTCATCAACACCGAACTGGCCCTCGCCGATCTGGAAACCGTTGAAAAGGCCATCAAGCGGGTTCAGCGCGTGGCCAAGAGCGGTGACAAGGAAGCCAAGGCCCAGCTGGAGATGTTCGAGAAACTGCTGCCCGTGCTGAACGAGGGCAAACCGGTGCGCAGCATGAACCTCGACAAAGACCAGATGGCCCTGATCCGGGAGCTCTGCCTGCTGACCGTGAAGCCGACCATGTACATTGCCAACGTCAGTGAAGACGGGTTCGAGAACAACCCGCATCTGGACACGGTGCGCAAAATCGCCGAATCGGAAAATGCCGTGGTTGTGCCCATCTGCAACAAGATAGAGGCCGAAATCTCCGAACTGGAAGACGATGAAAAATCCATGTTCCTGGAAGAAATGGGCATGGAAGAGCCAGGCCTGGATCGCGTCATTCGCGGCGGTTACGGCCTGCTGGGCCTGCAGACCTACTTTACCGCCGGGGTGAAGGAAGTCCGCGCCTGGACCGTAAAAATCGGCGCCACAGCGCCTCAGGCCGCCGGCGTGATCCACACCGACTTCGAGCGCGGGTTCATCCGGGCAGAAGTGGTGAGCTACGACGATTTCGTTCAGTACAACGGCGAAGCCGGGGCCAAGGATGCCGGAAAATGGCGCCTGGAAGGCAAGGAATACATCGTGAAAGACGGCGACGTTATCCACTTCCGTTTCAACGTGTAA
- a CDS encoding substrate-binding periplasmic protein produces MPRIVWLRIFHVFLFLFFSLSLSADSKRQHIVGVFADIEREISVENGKLVGRFAPYYRCVFSRVDGDFRFVNMPLAQILRQLEKGGISIGLPLIQTVERDQYADFGGTLFQLEYVYLMVQDLPPLDSMTGLRFGFVRKFAGLELLKGDSPQVTHVSDWEQAVRMLRLGRVDVVVLPRIMMDLYLEDYQGAYYDRTAAWIDLSMYISHSVEDNRLKEDFRDAIRTCRLISEKNYEAWDIPGGQRDPEG; encoded by the coding sequence ATGCCAAGGATAGTATGGCTCAGGATTTTTCATGTCTTTTTGTTCCTGTTTTTTTCTCTGTCCCTGTCCGCTGATTCGAAACGTCAGCATATTGTTGGGGTCTTTGCAGATATAGAACGCGAAATTTCTGTGGAAAATGGGAAACTCGTGGGTCGTTTTGCGCCTTATTATCGTTGTGTCTTTAGCCGCGTAGACGGCGATTTCAGGTTCGTTAACATGCCGTTGGCCCAGATACTTCGCCAACTGGAAAAAGGCGGTATTTCAATTGGGTTGCCGTTAATTCAAACGGTAGAAAGGGATCAGTATGCGGACTTTGGCGGTACGTTGTTCCAATTGGAATATGTGTATCTCATGGTTCAGGATTTGCCGCCGTTAGACAGCATGACGGGGCTCAGGTTTGGATTTGTCCGGAAGTTTGCGGGTTTAGAGCTTTTAAAAGGTGATAGCCCTCAAGTAACGCATGTCTCTGATTGGGAGCAGGCTGTCCGGATGCTCAGGCTCGGTCGTGTAGATGTTGTGGTTCTGCCTCGGATCATGATGGACCTGTATCTCGAGGACTACCAGGGGGCTTATTATGACCGGACCGCAGCCTGGATAGATTTGTCCATGTACATCTCTCACAGTGTAGAGGATAACCGTCTTAAGGAAGACTTCAGGGATGCCATAAGAACCTGCCGCTTGATTAGCGAGAAAAATTATGAGGCCTGGGATATCCCCGGGGGACAGCGAGATCCAGAAGGTTGA
- a CDS encoding PACE efflux transporter — protein sequence MRSTRDRVRQAISFEVIGLLLSVPLAAVTFGFDMGRTGVLGVVGATIATIWNYLFNLGFDHGLKHFNGSTQKSLRIRFLHAVSFELGLMLIFLPIIAWWMGIGLLQALIVDVAFVVFYLVYAFVFTWCYDTIFPDTDAKKSNAT from the coding sequence ATGAGATCAACCAGAGACAGAGTTCGACAGGCGATTTCCTTTGAGGTTATTGGCCTCCTGCTTTCCGTTCCCCTCGCTGCCGTAACGTTCGGATTCGATATGGGAAGAACCGGAGTTCTTGGTGTGGTTGGCGCCACCATCGCGACCATCTGGAACTACTTGTTCAACCTGGGATTCGATCACGGCCTGAAGCACTTCAATGGCTCAACCCAAAAATCCCTGCGGATCCGTTTCCTGCATGCGGTGAGTTTCGAGTTGGGTCTGATGCTCATCTTCCTGCCGATCATTGCCTGGTGGATGGGCATTGGCCTGTTGCAAGCACTGATCGTAGATGTGGCGTTCGTAGTGTTCTATCTGGTGTATGCGTTCGTATTCACCTGGTGTTACGACACAATATTTCCTGACACGGACGCCAAGAAATCCAACGCCACCTAA
- a CDS encoding O-acetylhomoserine aminocarboxypropyltransferase/cysteine synthase family protein has translation MKPETLALHAGFKSDPTTRAATTPIYQTTSYTFDDTQHGADLFDLKVQGNIYTRIMNPTNAVLEERMAELEGGVGALAVASGMAAITYALQTICKVGNNIVSTSQLYGGTYNLFAHSLPNQGIECKMVRHDDFDAVEKAIDENTRALFCESIGNPAGNVVDIQRWAEIAHKHGIPLMVDNTVATPFLCRPIEHGADIVIHSLTKYIGGHGTTVAGVVVDSGKFDWKASADKFPMLNEPDPSYHGVVYTDALGAAAFIGRCRVVPLRNTGAALAPFNAFLIMQGLETLALRMERHCENAEKVANFLQEHPSVEWVNYATLANSPYKATCEKISGGKASGILSFGIKGGREAGAKFIDALELILRLVNIGDAKSLACHPATTTHRQLNPEELKSAGVSEDLVRLSIGIEHVDDIIADITQALDKAQA, from the coding sequence ATGAAACCGGAAACCCTAGCGCTGCACGCAGGCTTCAAAAGCGATCCCACTACCCGGGCCGCTACCACCCCGATTTACCAGACCACGTCCTACACCTTCGATGACACCCAGCACGGTGCCGATCTGTTCGACCTGAAGGTTCAGGGCAACATCTACACCCGTATCATGAACCCGACCAACGCGGTTCTCGAAGAGCGGATGGCAGAACTGGAAGGCGGTGTTGGGGCCCTGGCCGTGGCCTCTGGCATGGCTGCCATCACCTATGCGCTGCAGACCATCTGCAAGGTGGGCAACAACATCGTCAGCACCAGTCAGCTATACGGCGGCACCTACAACCTGTTCGCGCACTCGCTGCCGAACCAGGGGATTGAGTGCAAGATGGTTCGCCATGACGATTTCGATGCCGTGGAAAAGGCTATTGATGAAAACACCCGTGCCCTGTTCTGCGAGTCCATCGGCAACCCGGCGGGCAACGTGGTCGATATCCAGCGCTGGGCCGAAATTGCGCACAAACACGGCATCCCGCTGATGGTGGACAACACGGTTGCCACGCCGTTCCTGTGCCGCCCGATCGAGCACGGCGCCGATATCGTGATTCACTCGCTCACCAAGTACATCGGTGGCCACGGCACCACCGTCGCAGGCGTTGTCGTGGATTCCGGAAAGTTCGACTGGAAAGCCAGTGCTGACAAGTTCCCGATGCTGAACGAACCGGATCCGTCCTACCACGGCGTGGTCTACACAGACGCCCTGGGCGCTGCTGCCTTCATCGGCCGCTGCCGAGTGGTTCCGCTGCGCAACACCGGTGCTGCCCTGGCTCCGTTCAATGCGTTCCTGATCATGCAGGGTCTGGAAACCCTGGCGCTGCGCATGGAACGTCATTGCGAGAACGCAGAGAAAGTCGCGAACTTCCTGCAGGAGCACCCGTCTGTTGAATGGGTCAACTACGCGACCCTGGCCAACAGCCCCTACAAGGCGACCTGCGAGAAGATTTCCGGCGGGAAAGCGTCCGGCATCCTGAGCTTCGGCATCAAGGGTGGCCGGGAAGCCGGGGCAAAGTTCATCGATGCCCTGGAACTGATCCTGCGTCTGGTGAACATCGGCGACGCCAAGTCCCTGGCCTGCCACCCGGCGACCACCACCCACCGCCAGCTCAACCCGGAAGAGCTGAAGAGCGCCGGTGTGAGCGAGGATTTGGTGCGGCTGTCCATCGGTATCGAGCATGTCGACGACATCATTGCCGACATTACCCAGGCCCTGGACAAAGCCCAGGCCTGA
- the lipA gene encoding lipoyl synthase produces the protein MSESAKTRITSGSKFRNEHGFSAIKDGVKRSSKQEATTAEKREPKPKWLRARMPGGERYEAVRKNVSEHRLSTVCQESHCPNIGECWTAGTATIMVMGSVCTRACKFCAVDTGNPKGWLDHEEPENTAKSVELMGLRYIVLTSVDRDDLDDGGAAHYAACVSAIKQRTPEVAVEALTPDFDAVMADVEKVVDSGLDVFAQNVETVKRLTSRVRDPRAGYEKTLRVLEHAKKHRPDVLTKTSLMLGLGETKEEILETMDDLRAIGVDILTLGQYLRPTPNHLPVERYVTPEEFNRYREIGLEKGFMEVPSGPMVRSSYRADKVFDKNNLGLAVPEVPQASNAMQIPVKAID, from the coding sequence ATGAGCGAAAGCGCAAAAACCCGCATTACCAGTGGTTCAAAATTCCGCAATGAGCATGGCTTCTCGGCCATCAAGGATGGCGTCAAGCGGTCATCGAAGCAGGAAGCCACAACAGCGGAGAAGCGAGAGCCGAAGCCAAAATGGCTACGGGCACGCATGCCCGGGGGCGAGCGCTATGAGGCGGTGCGCAAGAACGTCAGTGAGCACCGGTTGAGCACCGTTTGCCAGGAATCTCATTGCCCCAATATCGGTGAGTGCTGGACCGCCGGCACGGCCACCATCATGGTGATGGGGTCTGTGTGTACCCGGGCCTGCAAGTTCTGCGCGGTGGACACCGGCAACCCGAAAGGCTGGCTTGATCATGAAGAGCCGGAGAACACGGCCAAGTCCGTAGAGCTGATGGGCCTTCGTTATATCGTGCTTACCTCGGTAGACCGTGACGACCTGGACGACGGCGGCGCTGCACACTATGCCGCCTGTGTGTCTGCCATCAAACAGCGCACGCCGGAAGTCGCTGTTGAAGCGCTGACGCCGGATTTTGATGCGGTGATGGCGGACGTTGAGAAGGTGGTGGATTCCGGGCTGGATGTCTTTGCCCAGAACGTGGAAACCGTCAAGCGGCTGACCAGTCGGGTCCGTGATCCGCGTGCCGGGTATGAAAAAACCCTCCGGGTCCTGGAGCACGCCAAGAAGCACCGTCCGGACGTGCTTACCAAGACCAGCCTGATGCTGGGGCTGGGCGAAACCAAAGAGGAAATCCTGGAAACCATGGACGACCTGCGCGCCATCGGTGTGGATATCCTGACTCTGGGCCAGTACCTGCGCCCTACTCCGAATCACCTGCCTGTAGAACGCTACGTCACCCCCGAAGAGTTCAACCGTTACCGGGAAATCGGCCTGGAGAAGGGCTTCATGGAAGTGCCATCCGGCCCCATGGTCCGCTCCAGCTACCGGGCTGACAAAGTCTTCGATAAAAACAATCTGGGTCTTGCCGTGCCCGAGGTTCCCCAAGCCTCCAACGCCATGCAGATTCCGGTGAAGGCCATCGACTGA
- a CDS encoding methyl-accepting chemotaxis protein, which translates to MLTLLRNARLKYKFWLLNIVVFAVLCLLVLYAMNTIAGQTGRTFSEVFADTAPGFALVVAILMVLEMAGSQLLISFIERHVNRLKNTMVDVQASGNLSQRAVVDSTDEIGEMASAFNAMQDRTVGVVRSMKEAIERLHREVEELTAAAEARRDDLGRQQQGADRSAEVIETMLQSFTGIAEQAGIAKTLSHEASDAARDGSSRVGQSADSIRKLADVVRNSASSVEALAENSHEISHAITEIRGIAEQTNLLALNAAIEAARAGEQGRGFAVVADEVRKLAQRVQDSTDQIQGTIDRLLSAINTAVNQMTGSSEDATRCVEESEEGRRALEAINEVVSRIDHTNQEIANVSADQTAGTDDVLANVQGIRETTQNMVTQLAESADMSRRLKKLIDSLEEASSKVTVH; encoded by the coding sequence ATGCTGACACTGCTGCGAAATGCCCGGCTGAAGTACAAATTCTGGTTGCTGAACATTGTCGTTTTTGCAGTTCTCTGCTTGCTCGTTCTCTATGCCATGAACACGATTGCCGGGCAGACCGGCCGGACGTTCAGTGAGGTCTTCGCTGATACGGCTCCCGGCTTCGCCCTGGTTGTGGCAATACTCATGGTGCTCGAGATGGCCGGCTCCCAGCTGCTGATCTCGTTTATCGAACGCCACGTGAATCGCCTGAAAAACACCATGGTCGACGTTCAGGCTTCGGGCAATCTTAGCCAGCGGGCGGTGGTGGATTCCACTGACGAAATCGGCGAGATGGCCAGCGCCTTCAACGCCATGCAGGACCGCACCGTGGGCGTGGTCCGTAGCATGAAGGAAGCCATCGAACGGCTGCACCGGGAAGTTGAGGAACTGACCGCGGCCGCCGAAGCCCGACGGGATGACCTCGGTCGCCAACAGCAGGGCGCCGACCGGTCCGCGGAAGTCATCGAAACCATGCTGCAGAGCTTCACCGGCATTGCCGAACAGGCCGGGATTGCCAAGACTCTCTCCCACGAGGCGAGCGATGCCGCTCGCGACGGCAGCTCCCGTGTCGGACAGAGCGCCGACAGCATCCGCAAGCTTGCCGATGTGGTGCGCAATTCCGCCAGCAGCGTCGAAGCCCTGGCCGAAAACAGCCATGAAATCAGCCACGCCATCACCGAAATCCGGGGCATTGCCGAACAGACCAATTTGCTGGCCCTGAATGCGGCCATCGAGGCGGCCCGCGCTGGCGAACAGGGCCGAGGGTTTGCCGTCGTGGCTGATGAAGTCCGTAAACTGGCCCAACGGGTCCAGGACTCCACCGATCAGATTCAGGGCACGATCGATCGGCTTCTAAGCGCCATCAACACCGCCGTAAATCAGATGACCGGAAGTTCCGAGGATGCCACCCGCTGCGTTGAGGAATCCGAGGAAGGCCGCCGTGCCCTGGAAGCCATCAACGAGGTGGTCAGCCGGATCGATCATACCAACCAGGAAATCGCCAACGTCTCGGCAGACCAGACGGCCGGCACCGACGATGTGCTGGCTAACGTTCAGGGCATTCGCGAGACCACCCAGAACATGGTGACCCAGCTTGCCGAGAGCGCGGATATGAGCCGCCGCCTGAAAAAGCTGATCGATTCCCTGGAAGAAGCCTCGTCAAAGGTCACGGTTCACTGA